In Gopherus flavomarginatus isolate rGopFla2 chromosome 5, rGopFla2.mat.asm, whole genome shotgun sequence, one DNA window encodes the following:
- the LOC127052727 gene encoding photoreceptor outer segment membrane glycoprotein 2, producing the protein MAVFKVKFTKTKRDKLAQILWILNWISVATGVILFSLGLFLKIEIKKRSEVMAKGEINSVPNMLISVGVIACIINFLGGKICYDCSDTTKFSRWRLVMLPYIVCTFCFTFCILVGALMCYTMRNELEESLYLGLRDAIKFYKDTDIPGRCFLKKTIDLLQIGFQCCGNNGFRDWFEIQWISVRYLNMASKEVLDRLKSNVDGKFLVDGVPFSCCNPNSPRPCIQYHLTNNTAHYNYDFLMEELNIWMKGCRQALLDYYTDIMRSIGLTVLIIWLFEISVLIGVRYLQTAMKNVLLLGDPECESDGWLLENSFVETAKYNFSIIKNLGKANQISTVSEMNDPNMDVQTANYGPENVQSKSIPTAS; encoded by the exons ATGGCTGTCTTCAAAGTAAAATTCACAAAAACTAAGAGAGACAAATTGGCTCAGATCCTGTGGATCCTCAACTGGATTTCTGTAGCGACTGGTGTCATTCTCTTCAGCCTGGGTCTCTTTCTGAAAATAGAGATCAAGAAGCGCAGTGAGGTGATGGCAAAAGGAGAGATTAATTCTGTTCCCAACATGCTCATCTCAGTAGGGGTCATAGCTTGCATCATCAACTTCCTTGGTGGCAAAATCTGCTATGACTGTTCAGACACCACCAAGTTCTCTCGATGGAGGCTAGTCATGCTCCCTTACATTGTATGCACCTTCTGCTTCACTTTCTGCATCCTGGTGGGTGCTCTCATGTGCTACACCATGAGGAATGAGCTGGAGGAGTCTCTTTATCTGGGATTGAGAGATGCTATTAAGTTCTACAAGGACACAGACATCCCTGGACGGTGCTTCTTAAAGAAAACCATAGACCTATTACAAATTGGATTCCAGTGCTGTGGAAACAATGGCTTCAGAGACTGGTTTGAAATTCAGTGGATATCCGTTCGTTATCTGAATATGGCCTCCAAAGAGGTTTTGGA CCGTCTGAAAAGTAACGTTGATGGGAAGTTCTTGGTGGACGGAGTGCCCTTCAGCTGCTGCAATCCAAATTCACCACGCCCTTGTATCCAGTACCATCTTACAAATAACACCGCTCACTATAATTATGATTTTCTGATGGAGGAACTCAATATCTGGATGAAGGGATGCAGGCAGGCCCTTCTGGATTACTACACTGATATCATGAGGTCAATTGGGCTCACAGTGCTCATCATCTGGTTGTTTGAG ATCTCTGTACTTATTGGGGTCCGTTACCTGCAAACGGCAATGAAGAATGTTCTCCTATTGGGTGATCCAGAGTGTGAGTCAGATGGCTGGTTACTGGAGAACAGCTTTGTAGAAACTGCCAAATACAACTTTAGCATCATTAAGAACCTTGGCAAAGCTAATCAGATCTCTACTGTCTCAGAGATGAATGATCCCAATATGGATGTTCAAACTGCAAACTATGGTCCAGAAAATGTTCAATCAAAATCCATCCCCACAGCTAGCTAG